The genomic segment TTCGGTGATCCTTAAGCTGATCGTCTTCACGTTGCCTGGAACCGCACAGTTTTTTACCTCTATCGGCCTGCCCGGCGCGCTGGCCTATCTCGTGTTCGCGATGGAGGTCGTGGGCGGTGTCATGCTGATCCTAGGCATACAGGCGCGGTGGGTGGCGCTGGCTCTGACGCCAATCCTTGTGGGGGCCACTTGGGTTCACATCGGCAATGGCTGGGTGTTCACGGCGCAAAACGGCGGATG from the Limibacillus halophilus genome contains:
- a CDS encoding DoxX family protein, which gives rise to MPLDKKLGPHAVLLLRVSLGIMFLAHSVILKLIVFTLPGTAQFFTSIGLPGALAYLVFAMEVVGGVMLILGIQARWVALALTPILVGATWVHIGNGWVFTAQNGGWEYPLYLVVLSVSQFLLGDGSCALKPSFRLSEAGVAAERVEA